One part of the Candidatus Eisenbacteria bacterium genome encodes these proteins:
- a CDS encoding HDOD domain-containing protein, producing MHPTQPVLELPLQLTRDLPAMPVVATRLFEMAEHPDTDAMDIARVLSMDPALTAKVLKTANSSYYAPTEPITNVLQAVTRLGFRALRNLVLVEALPFRGRGSEAVAPLQQGLWEHAVATALGARLLMRRRGGAHPDDAFVAGLLHDVGKTALARFKGEDYADLVAEVREEHRSFADAERGRYGFDHADAGASVLRHWKLPALLVDGVQHHHRAGAGPNPAMWAAVELAGRASKGLGLGLEPLPELEIEACEAGKLLQFGAPDSAWLSTELKTAFEAEKSQFQL from the coding sequence GTGCACCCGACACAGCCGGTCCTGGAACTGCCGCTGCAACTGACCCGCGACCTTCCGGCGATGCCGGTGGTGGCCACGCGCCTCTTCGAGATGGCGGAACATCCCGACACCGACGCCATGGACATCGCGCGCGTCCTGAGCATGGACCCGGCCCTGACGGCCAAGGTGCTCAAGACCGCGAATTCCTCGTACTACGCGCCCACGGAACCGATCACCAACGTGCTGCAGGCCGTCACGAGACTCGGGTTCCGGGCGCTGCGCAACCTGGTGCTGGTGGAGGCGCTGCCGTTCCGCGGGCGCGGCAGCGAGGCGGTGGCCCCGCTGCAGCAGGGCCTGTGGGAGCACGCGGTGGCCACCGCGCTGGGCGCGCGGCTGCTGATGCGCCGCCGCGGCGGGGCGCACCCGGATGACGCGTTCGTGGCGGGGTTGCTGCACGATGTGGGAAAGACGGCTCTTGCGCGCTTCAAGGGCGAGGACTACGCGGACCTGGTGGCGGAGGTGCGGGAGGAACACCGGAGCTTCGCCGACGCGGAACGCGGGCGGTACGGCTTCGACCACGCCGACGCCGGCGCCTCGGTGCTCCGGCACTGGAAGCTGCCCGCGTTGCTGGTGGACGGGGTGCAGCACCACCACCGCGCGGGCGCCGGGCCCAACCCGGCGATGTGGGCCGCGGTGGAGCTGGCCGGCCGCGCGTCGAAGGGGTTGGGCCTGGGGCTGGAGCCGCTCCCGGAACTGGAAATCGAGGCCTGCGAGGCGGGGAAGCTGCTGCAGTTCGGCGCCCCGGACTCCGCGTGGCTGAGCACGGAACTCAAGACCGCATTCGAGGCCGAGAAGTCGCAGTTCCAGCTGTAG